A genomic stretch from Falco naumanni isolate bFalNau1 chromosome 4, bFalNau1.pat, whole genome shotgun sequence includes:
- the NKTR gene encoding NK-tumor recognition protein isoform X4 → MGVQDRPQCFFEIEINREPVGRIMFQLFSDICPKTCKNFLCLCSGEKGIGKTTGKKLCYKGTTFHRVVKNFMIQGGDFSEGNGKGGESIYGGYFKDENFILKHDRAFLLSMANRGKHTNGSQFFITTKPAPHLDGVHVVFGLVISGFEVIEQIENLKTDTASRPYADVRVIDCGVLVTKSAKDALEKKKKVCSDSEASDSSSSASSSSETSSGSEAENERSRRRKRKRRAKTKQSRKRRKEERRKEDPRCKRTSNQRRLSDKSDITEKAVDVSTKRDKPVVRPEEIPPVPENRFLLRRDVPVVNVEPEPKVLDTTPVLTDQKPSVSKSGRKIKGRGTIRYHTPPRSRSCSESDDDESSETPPHWKEEMQRLRTYRPPSGEKWSKGDKLSDPCTSRWDERSASRRSRSWSHNGYSDLSTVRYSSHHKKHRKEKKKVKHKKKSKKQKHFKKHKQMKKKKTSASSDVESSHSFLRRTKSSCDHERKSRSSSLSSRRSSRRDWSKSDKEDQSSSTLSSRGTRSYYRSRSRSKSRSYSRRSSRSRSASKSSRSRSRSRSSSNPRHQKTVSNSPRNISVRLNENKLSKTAEPVRAVILPSDKVVVPPVVPENLPVIPLSDSPPPSRWKPGQKPWKPSYERIQEMKAKTTHLIPTQTNYNLVVVKEANTSSSYRKQQRSSDSDRSGYSKYRSDRSSDSWPRSRSRSSRSRSYSRSYTRSRSPSSSRTKSRSSGRSPSLSKYRSDRSGCSESTSYYSLSDDDRHRNKRKSISSDQKARSLKLRQETSSESTLPYKCTKDYDESSQGLKESDSLSSSDFSTDSERSAKMKVVQEKEGRFRLEGDTQKQDKNSLSSERGEEKFKCEQDSDHAKKKAAKEKSSEQPRGGAKTKRKSYSGSKWDSESNSERGEARHNRGDSRPSSSKEEGEATSGSDTELSVTKRIKKQSNSSEGFLDSDCTWKTSKQLSSSESESSRSSSTNIRGKSKKHKQGLKKSLKKSHSKKAKEKSKGKKEKKHKVQKRKEMFHWQPPLEFGEEDDDEINEKPLTSDDKKERQPTRDIKDKKQVYEKDEIVKDKMGNGEKACADENLLGKNTTCGASPDRSNLNKDSIEINASTSILNSGINVITCMNEIKQAEESNQNGLEDVIQTDDNMEICTPDRNSPGKVDVDVLSPVILSAKPQALNASRNKDLQVETPEQDTVKLGNNIIDFINIKEEKEAGRQENNSAPVSSAKDCSIKSEVTENMQSNMTDNKWKPLQGVGNLQPATISPAAEVKNVASASEPKPAGLRIEIKAKNKVRPGSLFDEVRKTARLNRRPRNQESSSEEESPSRDDNSPSRSLSRSRSKSESKSRHRTRSVSYSHSRSRSRSSTYSYRSRSYTRSRSRGWYSRDRSRSRSSSYHSYKSRSRTYSRSRSRSSSYGHHSRSRSYTYDSYYSRSRSRRSDSYRRSRSYDRRSRSYGSDSESDRSYSNNRSPSESSRYS, encoded by the exons GTGAAAAAGGAATTGGCAAAACTACTGGAAAGAAGCTGTGTTACAAAGGCACTACATTCCATCGTGTCGTTAAAAACTTCATGATTCAGGGTGGGGACTTCAGCGAAG GTAACGGAAAAGGAGGTGAATCTATTTATGGTGGCTATTTTAAAG atGAAAACTTTATTCTCAAACATGACAGAGCGTTCCTTTTGTCAATGGCAAACCGAGGGAAACATACCAATGGTTCCCAATTTTTCAT aacaacaaaacctgCTCCTCATCTCGATGG tgtaCATGTTGTCTTTGGACTggttatttctggttttgaagtaATAGAGCAAAtagaaaatctgaaaactgaTACTGCAAGTAGGCCCTATGCAGATGTGCGAGTTATTGACTGTGGAGTGCTTGTTACAAAATCGGCAAAAGATG CTttggagaagaagaagaaagtatGTTCTGACTCAGAAGCTTCAGACTCCTCCTCCAGTGCATCAAGCTCTTCAGAAACTTCATCTGGAAgtgaagctgaaaatgaaagaagcagaaggagaaagCGTAAAAGAAGAGCTAAAACTAAACaatcaagaaaaagaagaaaagaagagaggaggaaagaggatcCAAGGTGCAAGCGAACCTCAAACCAAAGACG cctTTCTGACAAGAGTGAtataacagaaaaagcagtcGATGTTAGCACAAAGAGGGACAAACCTGTGGTACGTCCTGAAGAAATTCCCCCAGTGcctgaaaatagatttttgctAAGAAGAGATGTGCCTGTTGTCAATGTAGAACCCGAACC GAAAGTTCTTGATACTACGCCAGTTCTGACTGACCAGAAACCATCAGTCTCTAAATCTGGAcgaaaaataaaaggaagaggCACAATA CGATATCACACACCCCCTCGATCACGATCGTGTTCCGAATCAGATGATGATGAGAGCAGTGAGACCCCTCCTCACTGGAAAGAGGAAATGCAGAGATTACGAACGTACAGACCACCTAGTGGAGAAAAATGGAGCAAAGGCGATAA GTTGAGTGACCCATGTACAAGCAGATGGGATGAAAGAAGTGCATCCCGGAGATCAAGATCCTGGTCACATAATGGTTATTCTGATCTAAGTACTGTGAGATATTCTAGCCATcacaaaaagcacaggaaagagaaaaagaaggtgaaacataaaaagaaatctaaaaagcaaaagcatttcaagaagcacaagcaaatgaaaaaaaagaaaacatcagccTCATCAGATGTAGAATCTTCTCATTCCTTCCTCAGGAGGACAAAATCATCTTGTGATCATGAGAGGAAATCTCGTTCTTCTTCATTGTCTTCTAGACGTTCATCCAGAAGAGACTGGTCTAAATCTGATAAGGAAGATCAGAGCTCATCAACTTTATCAAGCAGAGGGACTCGGTCATACTACAGGTCCAGATCTAGGTCTAAATCAAGATCTTATTCCCGAAGAAGTTCTAGATCAAGATCAGCCTCTAAATCGTCACGTTCTCGAAGTAGGTCAAGGTCAAGTTCTAACCCTAGGCATCAAAAGACAGTTTCCAATTCTCCACGAAACATTTCAGTAcgattaaatgaaaataagttgaGCAAGACTGCTGAGCCTGTAAGAGCAGTTATACTCCCAAGTGATAAAGTTGTCGTACCACCAGTTGTCCCAGAAAACCTCCCTGTTATACCCTTAAGTGATAGTCCACCGCCTTCAAGGTGGAAACCTGGGCAGAAACCATGGAAGCCATCTTATGAGAGAATTCAGGAGATGAAAGCTAAAACAACCCATTTAATACCCACACAAACTAATTACAATTTAGTAGTTGTTAAAGAAGCTAACACTTCTTCCTCATATCGTAAGCAACAAAGGAGTTCTGATAGCGATCGAAGCGGTTATTCCAAATATCGTAGTGACAGAAGCTCAGATAGTTGGCCGAGATCAAGAAGCAGGTCCTCTCGAAGCAGGTCATACTCAAGATCTTACACGAGATCCAGAAGTCCATCTAGCTCTAGGACAAAATCTCGTTCTTCTGGCAGATCACCGTCACTGAGTAAATACCGCAGTGATAGGTCAGGTTGTAGTGAATCAACATCTTACTATTCCCTTAGTGATGATGAtagacacagaaacaaaagaaaatccatatCAAGTGATCAAAAAGCTCGGTCTCTTAAACTGAGGCAAGAAACGAGCTCTGAAAGTACTCTCCCTTATAAGTGTACAAAAGACTACGATGAATCTTCTCAAGGACTGAAAGAGAGTGACAGTTTATCATCTTCAGACTTCTCTACTGACAGTGAGCGTTCTGCCAAAATGAAAGTAGTCCAAGAAAAAGAAGGCCGTTTTCGATTAGAAGGAGATACTCAGAAGCAGGATAAAAATAGCTTAAGTTctgagagaggagaggagaaattTAAGTGTGAGCAGGATTCTGATCATgctaaaaagaaagcagctaaGGAGAAATCTTCTGAGCAACCTAGAGGTGGTGCAAAAACTAAACGAAAATCCTATTCTGGTAGTAAATGGGACTCTGAATCAAATTCTGAAAGAGGAGAGGCAAGACATAATAGGGGAGATTCCAGACCCTCCTCTAgtaaagaggaaggagaggccACATCAGGATCTGATACAGAGCTTAGTGTCACCAAAAGGATAAAAAAGCAATCAAATTCTTCAGAAGGCTTTCTGGATTCTGATTGTACATGGAAGACAAGCAAACAGTTGTCATCTTCTGAATCTGAGAGTTCTCGTTCTAGCTCAACAAACATTAGAGGAAAgtcaaaaaaacacaaacagggcttgaaaaaatctcttaaaaaatcacactccaaaaaagcaaaagaaaaatcaaaagggaaaaaggagaagaaacacaaagttcagaaaagaaaagaaatgtttcattggCAACCCCCTCTGGAGTTTGGTGAAGAAGATGATGATGAGATAAATGAAAAGCCACTTACCAGTGATGATAAAAAAGAGAGGCAGCCTACCAGGGACATAAAGGATAAAAAGCAAGTTTATGAAAAGGATGAAATAGTCAAagataaaatgggaaatggTGAAAAGGCTTGTGCGGATGAAAACCTTTTAGGTAAAAACACTACATGTGGTGCCTCACCAGATCGCAGTAACCTCAATAAGGATAGCATTGAAATAAATGCTTCAACCAGTATTTTAAACTCAGGAATAAATGTGATCACTTGCATGAATGAGATTAAACAGGCTGAGGAAAGTAACCAGAACGGATTGGAAGATGTTATTCAGACAGATGACAACATGGAGATTTGTACTCCTGATCGTAATTCACCAGGGAAGGTTGATGTGGACGTTTTGTCTCCTGTCATTCTCTCTGCTAAACCTCAGGCTTTAAATGCTAGTAGAAACAAAGATTTACAGGTTGAGACCCCTGAACAAGATACTGTCAAGCTAGGAAACAATATTATAGactttattaatattaaagaagaaaaagaagcaggaaggcAAGAAAATAACTCTGCTCCTGTGTCTAGTGCTAAGGACTGTAGTATAAAAAGTGAAGTTACTGAAAATATGCAAAGCAATATGACAGATAATAAATGGAAGCCGTTGCAAGGTGTTGGTAATTTACAGCCAGCAACAATTAGTCCTGctgcagaagttaaaaatgtaGCTTCAGCATCAGAGCCTAAACCAGCAGGTTTAAGAattgaaataaaagctaaaaataaagtaagacCTGGATCTCTGTTTGATGAAGTTAGAAAAACAGCACGGCTAAATCGAAGGCCAAGGAACCAAGAAAGTTCCAGTGAGGAAGAATCTCCCAGTAGAGATGACAATAGCCCCTCCAGGAGTCTCAGTAGGTCACGAAGTAAATCAGAGTCTAAATCCAGACACAGAACACGGTCCGTATCTTACAGTCACTCAAGGAGTCGATCCCGAAGTTCTACATATTCATATAG GTCAAGGAGCTATACAAGAAGCCGAAGCAGAGGATGGTATAGTAGAGATCGGTCAAGAAGTCGAAGCAGTTCTTACCACAGTTACAAGAGTCGTAG tCGAACCTATAGTAGAAGTAGATCCAGAAGTAGTTCTTATGGTCATCACAGTCGATCCAG GTCATACACGTATGATAGTTACTATAGCAGAAGTAGAAGTAGAAGGAGTGACAGCTATCGAAGATCTAGAAGTTATGATAGAAGGTCCAG atCTTATGGCTCTGACAGTGAAAGCGATCGCAGTTACTCCAACAATCGAAGTCCTAGTGAAAGCAGCAGATATAGCTGA
- the NKTR gene encoding NK-tumor recognition protein isoform X2 produces the protein MGVQDRPQCFFEIEINREPVGRIMFQLFSDICPKTCKNFLCLCSGEKGIGKTTGKKLCYKGTTFHRVVKNFMIQGGDFSEGNGKGGESIYGGYFKDENFILKHDRAFLLSMANRGKHTNGSQFFITTKPAPHLDGVHVVFGLVISGFEVIEQIENLKTDTASRPYADVRVIDCGVLVTKSAKDALEKKKKVCSDSEASDSSSSASSSSETSSGSEAENERSRRRKRKRRAKTKQSRKRRKEERRKEDPRCKRTSNQRRLSDKSDITEKAVDVSTKRDKPVVRPEEIPPVPENRFLLRRDVPVVNVEPEPKVLDTTPVLTDQKPSVSKSGRKIKGRGTIRYHTPPRSRSCSESDDDESSETPPHWKEEMQRLRTYRPPSGEKWSKGDKLSDPCTSRWDERSASRRSRSWSHNGYSDLSTVRYSSHHKKHRKEKKKVKHKKKSKKQKHFKKHKQMKKKKTSASSDVESSHSFLRRTKSSCDHERKSRSSSLSSRRSSRRDWSKSDKEDQSSSTLSSRGTRSYYRSRSRSKSRSYSRRSSRSRSASKSSRSRSRSRSSSNPRHQKTVSNSPRNISVRLNENKLSKTAEPVRAVILPSDKVVVPPVVPENLPVIPLSDSPPPSRWKPGQKPWKPSYERIQEMKAKTTHLIPTQTNYNLVVVKEANTSSSYRKQQRSSDSDRSGYSKYRSDRSSDSWPRSRSRSSRSRSYSRSYTRSRSPSSSRTKSRSSGRSPSLSKYRSDRSGCSESTSYYSLSDDDRHRNKRKSISSDQKARSLKLRQETSSESTLPYKCTKDYDESSQGLKESDSLSSSDFSTDSERSAKMKVVQEKEGRFRLEGDTQKQDKNSLSSERGEEKFKCEQDSDHAKKKAAKEKSSEQPRGGAKTKRKSYSGSKWDSESNSERGEARHNRGDSRPSSSKEEGEATSGSDTELSVTKRIKKQSNSSEGFLDSDCTWKTSKQLSSSESESSRSSSTNIRGKSKKHKQGLKKSLKKSHSKKAKEKSKGKKEKKHKVQKRKEMFHWQPPLEFGEEDDDEINEKPLTSDDKKERQPTRDIKDKKQVYEKDEIVKDKMGNGEKACADENLLGKNTTCGASPDRSNLNKDSIEINASTSILNSGINVITCMNEIKQAEESNQNGLEDVIQTDDNMEICTPDRNSPGKVDVDVLSPVILSAKPQALNASRNKDLQVETPEQDTVKLGNNIIDFINIKEEKEAGRQENNSAPVSSAKDCSIKSEVTENMQSNMTDNKWKPLQGVGNLQPATISPAAEVKNVASASEPKPAGLRIEIKAKNKVRPGSLFDEVRKTARLNRRPRNQESSSEEESPSRDDNSPSRSLSRSRSKSESKSRHRTRSVSYSHSRSRSRSSTYSYRSRSYTRSRSRGWYSRDRSRSRSSSYHSYKSRSRTYSRSRSRSSSYGHHSRSSRSYTYDSYYSRSRSRRSDSYRRSRSYDRRSRSYGSDSESDRSYSNNRSPSESSRYS, from the exons GTGAAAAAGGAATTGGCAAAACTACTGGAAAGAAGCTGTGTTACAAAGGCACTACATTCCATCGTGTCGTTAAAAACTTCATGATTCAGGGTGGGGACTTCAGCGAAG GTAACGGAAAAGGAGGTGAATCTATTTATGGTGGCTATTTTAAAG atGAAAACTTTATTCTCAAACATGACAGAGCGTTCCTTTTGTCAATGGCAAACCGAGGGAAACATACCAATGGTTCCCAATTTTTCAT aacaacaaaacctgCTCCTCATCTCGATGG tgtaCATGTTGTCTTTGGACTggttatttctggttttgaagtaATAGAGCAAAtagaaaatctgaaaactgaTACTGCAAGTAGGCCCTATGCAGATGTGCGAGTTATTGACTGTGGAGTGCTTGTTACAAAATCGGCAAAAGATG CTttggagaagaagaagaaagtatGTTCTGACTCAGAAGCTTCAGACTCCTCCTCCAGTGCATCAAGCTCTTCAGAAACTTCATCTGGAAgtgaagctgaaaatgaaagaagcagaaggagaaagCGTAAAAGAAGAGCTAAAACTAAACaatcaagaaaaagaagaaaagaagagaggaggaaagaggatcCAAGGTGCAAGCGAACCTCAAACCAAAGACG cctTTCTGACAAGAGTGAtataacagaaaaagcagtcGATGTTAGCACAAAGAGGGACAAACCTGTGGTACGTCCTGAAGAAATTCCCCCAGTGcctgaaaatagatttttgctAAGAAGAGATGTGCCTGTTGTCAATGTAGAACCCGAACC GAAAGTTCTTGATACTACGCCAGTTCTGACTGACCAGAAACCATCAGTCTCTAAATCTGGAcgaaaaataaaaggaagaggCACAATA CGATATCACACACCCCCTCGATCACGATCGTGTTCCGAATCAGATGATGATGAGAGCAGTGAGACCCCTCCTCACTGGAAAGAGGAAATGCAGAGATTACGAACGTACAGACCACCTAGTGGAGAAAAATGGAGCAAAGGCGATAA GTTGAGTGACCCATGTACAAGCAGATGGGATGAAAGAAGTGCATCCCGGAGATCAAGATCCTGGTCACATAATGGTTATTCTGATCTAAGTACTGTGAGATATTCTAGCCATcacaaaaagcacaggaaagagaaaaagaaggtgaaacataaaaagaaatctaaaaagcaaaagcatttcaagaagcacaagcaaatgaaaaaaaagaaaacatcagccTCATCAGATGTAGAATCTTCTCATTCCTTCCTCAGGAGGACAAAATCATCTTGTGATCATGAGAGGAAATCTCGTTCTTCTTCATTGTCTTCTAGACGTTCATCCAGAAGAGACTGGTCTAAATCTGATAAGGAAGATCAGAGCTCATCAACTTTATCAAGCAGAGGGACTCGGTCATACTACAGGTCCAGATCTAGGTCTAAATCAAGATCTTATTCCCGAAGAAGTTCTAGATCAAGATCAGCCTCTAAATCGTCACGTTCTCGAAGTAGGTCAAGGTCAAGTTCTAACCCTAGGCATCAAAAGACAGTTTCCAATTCTCCACGAAACATTTCAGTAcgattaaatgaaaataagttgaGCAAGACTGCTGAGCCTGTAAGAGCAGTTATACTCCCAAGTGATAAAGTTGTCGTACCACCAGTTGTCCCAGAAAACCTCCCTGTTATACCCTTAAGTGATAGTCCACCGCCTTCAAGGTGGAAACCTGGGCAGAAACCATGGAAGCCATCTTATGAGAGAATTCAGGAGATGAAAGCTAAAACAACCCATTTAATACCCACACAAACTAATTACAATTTAGTAGTTGTTAAAGAAGCTAACACTTCTTCCTCATATCGTAAGCAACAAAGGAGTTCTGATAGCGATCGAAGCGGTTATTCCAAATATCGTAGTGACAGAAGCTCAGATAGTTGGCCGAGATCAAGAAGCAGGTCCTCTCGAAGCAGGTCATACTCAAGATCTTACACGAGATCCAGAAGTCCATCTAGCTCTAGGACAAAATCTCGTTCTTCTGGCAGATCACCGTCACTGAGTAAATACCGCAGTGATAGGTCAGGTTGTAGTGAATCAACATCTTACTATTCCCTTAGTGATGATGAtagacacagaaacaaaagaaaatccatatCAAGTGATCAAAAAGCTCGGTCTCTTAAACTGAGGCAAGAAACGAGCTCTGAAAGTACTCTCCCTTATAAGTGTACAAAAGACTACGATGAATCTTCTCAAGGACTGAAAGAGAGTGACAGTTTATCATCTTCAGACTTCTCTACTGACAGTGAGCGTTCTGCCAAAATGAAAGTAGTCCAAGAAAAAGAAGGCCGTTTTCGATTAGAAGGAGATACTCAGAAGCAGGATAAAAATAGCTTAAGTTctgagagaggagaggagaaattTAAGTGTGAGCAGGATTCTGATCATgctaaaaagaaagcagctaaGGAGAAATCTTCTGAGCAACCTAGAGGTGGTGCAAAAACTAAACGAAAATCCTATTCTGGTAGTAAATGGGACTCTGAATCAAATTCTGAAAGAGGAGAGGCAAGACATAATAGGGGAGATTCCAGACCCTCCTCTAgtaaagaggaaggagaggccACATCAGGATCTGATACAGAGCTTAGTGTCACCAAAAGGATAAAAAAGCAATCAAATTCTTCAGAAGGCTTTCTGGATTCTGATTGTACATGGAAGACAAGCAAACAGTTGTCATCTTCTGAATCTGAGAGTTCTCGTTCTAGCTCAACAAACATTAGAGGAAAgtcaaaaaaacacaaacagggcttgaaaaaatctcttaaaaaatcacactccaaaaaagcaaaagaaaaatcaaaagggaaaaaggagaagaaacacaaagttcagaaaagaaaagaaatgtttcattggCAACCCCCTCTGGAGTTTGGTGAAGAAGATGATGATGAGATAAATGAAAAGCCACTTACCAGTGATGATAAAAAAGAGAGGCAGCCTACCAGGGACATAAAGGATAAAAAGCAAGTTTATGAAAAGGATGAAATAGTCAAagataaaatgggaaatggTGAAAAGGCTTGTGCGGATGAAAACCTTTTAGGTAAAAACACTACATGTGGTGCCTCACCAGATCGCAGTAACCTCAATAAGGATAGCATTGAAATAAATGCTTCAACCAGTATTTTAAACTCAGGAATAAATGTGATCACTTGCATGAATGAGATTAAACAGGCTGAGGAAAGTAACCAGAACGGATTGGAAGATGTTATTCAGACAGATGACAACATGGAGATTTGTACTCCTGATCGTAATTCACCAGGGAAGGTTGATGTGGACGTTTTGTCTCCTGTCATTCTCTCTGCTAAACCTCAGGCTTTAAATGCTAGTAGAAACAAAGATTTACAGGTTGAGACCCCTGAACAAGATACTGTCAAGCTAGGAAACAATATTATAGactttattaatattaaagaagaaaaagaagcaggaaggcAAGAAAATAACTCTGCTCCTGTGTCTAGTGCTAAGGACTGTAGTATAAAAAGTGAAGTTACTGAAAATATGCAAAGCAATATGACAGATAATAAATGGAAGCCGTTGCAAGGTGTTGGTAATTTACAGCCAGCAACAATTAGTCCTGctgcagaagttaaaaatgtaGCTTCAGCATCAGAGCCTAAACCAGCAGGTTTAAGAattgaaataaaagctaaaaataaagtaagacCTGGATCTCTGTTTGATGAAGTTAGAAAAACAGCACGGCTAAATCGAAGGCCAAGGAACCAAGAAAGTTCCAGTGAGGAAGAATCTCCCAGTAGAGATGACAATAGCCCCTCCAGGAGTCTCAGTAGGTCACGAAGTAAATCAGAGTCTAAATCCAGACACAGAACACGGTCCGTATCTTACAGTCACTCAAGGAGTCGATCCCGAAGTTCTACATATTCATATAG GTCAAGGAGCTATACAAGAAGCCGAAGCAGAGGATGGTATAGTAGAGATCGGTCAAGAAGTCGAAGCAGTTCTTACCACAGTTACAAGAGTCGTAG tCGAACCTATAGTAGAAGTAGATCCAGAAGTAGTTCTTATGGTCATCACAGTCGATCCAG TAGGTCATACACGTATGATAGTTACTATAGCAGAAGTAGAAGTAGAAGGAGTGACAGCTATCGAAGATCTAGAAGTTATGATAGAAGGTCCAG atCTTATGGCTCTGACAGTGAAAGCGATCGCAGTTACTCCAACAATCGAAGTCCTAGTGAAAGCAGCAGATATAGCTGA